A segment of the Macrobrachium nipponense isolate FS-2020 chromosome 4, ASM1510439v2, whole genome shotgun sequence genome:
ACGCCtcacaaatacggcaacctcctgcaggagttccctgACGTATTCAAGCCAGAACTCTGTCAGGTGGCCGGCACCCTGGCCAAGCAGGGCATATTTCACATATCACCACCATGGGGGCCCCCATGCATGCAAAGTTCTGCGACTTCCGCCGACCCGCCTACAGGACGTGAAAAAGGCGTTCTCAGAGATAAAACGAATGGGCATTTGCCGGAAAGCCTTGAGCCCGTGGGCCTCACCTCTCTACATGATGAAAAAGTTGGACGGCACCTGGAGGCTCTGCGGAGACTACAGGTGACTGAACCCAGCAGACACCCCCAAGTACCACCACAAAATAGAACAGCTCCCATGATCACCGAGGCGCCCAAACGCAGCCACAGCTGCCCGCATATGACACTCGAACCCCCCAGGAATCCTTCCAGGGAAGGAATCCTGTCACCAAGCTCACCGGGGGACTCAGAGGCTGAAAGTCACCCAAAGCAGCTGGTCTCATGAACTCGGGGCCGCCTCCGACCACCAGCACGTTACTGCGACTAGCAATCCAGACGCATACTAATCTTCCAATAATAATTGCATAATCATTGTCTTGCAGGGGGAGTAGTTGTAAGGACAATGTTTTTTCCCTATTTATATTGTATGTCATTATCAAGACGCAttgttcctttaaccattctatAGAGCATTCTTCGGCCTATCCGCTAATGTATAATGCATGTATATTCAATATTTGTAGAGtttattatctttaattatatgTCTCCGAGAAAACACAAGTCGGCTTTCGCTGAACCAGTTTTTTCTCTCTTGCGGGTTGGACACTACATATCTGTCCCCACACTGTAATTATAAAACCTccctttacctgtaataaagttagtactgctttacctgcctctttgtctagACCTCACAACCTAAAATTTATGAGAATATTTCTGAATGTACCAAACATGAGAATGCTATCAAGATTCTAAAATCACAGTATGTTAAACCTACCAATGAAGTGTTTGCATGGCATGGTTTTCTACTCGCTGCCAGCAAGTTGGAGAACACATGGATGAATATCTTCAAGATTTAAaacttcttagcaaagaatgtcATTTTCAGGTGGTGACAGCTACTCAGTATTGTGAGGAGTCTATTAGGGATGTATTTATTAGTGGCACACAGCCACCATTAATAAGGCAGCGTTTATTAGAAGATAAAACTCTTGATTTAGCAACCATGTTTGACCATACTAGGCCATTAGAGTCAGCCCAGAGAGATTATGAAGTTTATTGTACCACCCCACCTTATCAAGTGGTAAATGCGGAGACACCTGAACGAAGACCCTCTAGTCCAGAAGTTTTAGAGGAGCCGGCTCCCGTGATGACAGCTGTTACTGCTagatgtttgtttcttttgtggtTTTTCAAAGCACCCCATCTGAAATGTCCAGCACGAGAGGCGTCTTGCCACAAGTGTCAAGAGAGGACACTTCCCTAAGGTGTGTCAGGCCAACTTAGCAACTAGTGCTTCTCCTGATTATACAACCTTAGCCTGCACTAGTGCAGCTACTCCGAGCTCTCTCTTGCAAGCAGTGGTAAAAGATTTTATTAAGGGAACTGAAATAGATGGTCTTATCCATAGTGCTATGGAGGAGTAATGtagtggttgcatttgacaacttTCTCAAGGGTCGCTtgtaagagagaaagggagagagagtgagagagagagagagagaaggtgagagtGGCTGGTTGTTTTGGTTGCTGTCTCGTTAGGTTGTTTGTGGTCGTTTAAGGCAATAGGAGGGGTTTGGATGTTTTGTGTATATGCTATATTGTGTTTTATATCTACTTGTTGTTGTTAAGATAGTATGGGGAAGGTTTGTGTCTGTGATTtcccattttgagagagagagagagagagagagagagagagagagagagagagagagagagagagagcgtgcttgGTGTATGGGTAGTGGAAGAGTGAATTGCTTGTTGGCGGGTGGTTGGGTTCGTCTGCGGACTCAGTCGCGGAGCCTTGAGGGAGTCAGAAGTGAGCAGTCTGTATTTTGGCAGTTTTTGGAATAGTCAGTCTGGTCAGAGGTAGTGAGTTGCTGTTTTCTGGATTGTTTTGACATTCTGTAATTGACTTTGTTGTGCTTGGGTCCGTCTGAAGGTtattgagcttgtgagtttctgttgtgttTGATTTGTGAATAGTTGTGTTTGAGAATTGTTGTGAACTCTTGGTGTTGATTAgtgtttgtgttattgatttgttgtgttTTGAGTTGTTGTGTAGTCTAgatgttgattggtgtttgtttgtgttagaattgtggtgtttgttgagCTGTGTGAAGTTTTGGTGTCGTTGGCGTTTGTTTCTGTAGTGATTTGTCGTGTTGTTTTGAgttgttttttggttttggtgcttgtttgGTTTTTCGGTGTATGATATTCAGCGGTTGTTTACGTCTCAATGACTgcatccagtggacagcacagcgtcTTGCCCTGAATTTTTTGGTATATGGTGAATACATGGATTTtgagagttttgtttgttttccttgctGAACCAACCGTCCTGTACTTAAATAGTaacgtaaa
Coding sequences within it:
- the LOC135211360 gene encoding uncharacterized protein LOC135211360, with protein sequence MAWFSTRCQQVGEHMDEYLQDLKLLSKECHFQVVTATQYCEESIRDVFISGTQPPLIRQRLLEDKTLDLATMFDHTRPLESAQRDYEVYCTTPPYQVVNAETPERRPSSPEVLEEPAPVMTAVTARCLFLLWFFKAPHLKCPAREASCHKCQERTLP